TTCGGCCAAGGCATCGGACCGATCACCAACCCAAAGTTGAAATCGCGATGTCGCGAGGTGCTGCCCAAAGTAGATCATATCTGCCTCCGTGAATCGCAATTCGGACCTCCGTTTTTGCGTTCTATTGGTGTTCCCGAAGAGAAGTTCACGGTCACGGGGGATGATGCAATCGAGTTGTCGAACTCGTTTGCCAGCGAAGAAATCGGAACGGGTTTGGGCGTGAACGTGCGAGTTGCTCGTTACTCGGCAGTGAACGCTTTGCAGGTTGAAGAAATGGGGCGGCAGGTCACCAGGTTTGCCGCCGAACTCGATGCTCCGATCATCGGACTCCCCGTGCGGCGCGATTGCCCGCCAGACGACAATACTTCGATTCGAGAGCTGGTGAAGGACGTTCGTGGACAAGTGTCGCTGAACGACACAGTCTCCACGCCGGAACAACTTGCCGAGCAGGTTTCACGATGCCGCGTGGTGGTGACCGGCAGCTATCATGCGGGCGTTTTCGCGCTGTCCCAAGGACTTCCCGTGGTGGGCGTATATGCCCAGGAATACTACCGACAAAAGTTCCTCGGTCTGGCGGAAATGTTTCCGGGCGGCTTGACGGCGGTCGACATCGCGGCGGACGATGCGCCTCAGGAGTTAGGGACTGCCCTGAGGAGCGCTTGGAGCATGGCGGAAGAGCTACGCCCCCGGCTGCTGGCGCGCGCTTCAGAACAGGCAAGTGCGGCGAATCGCGCATTCGAAGCATGCATGCAGCGATTCCTTCCTGCTCAATTGATTGCTTGTTGAGCGATGTCACGGCGAGATGATTTCGCATTTTGGCAAAGCGGCGCGAATGTGACCTGGAGCATCAAGTCATGTCGGTAGTCGACACATGCGACGGCAATCCGCGACCGGCGACCGCGAAGCGGGCAACGCCTGCCGTGTCCGTCGTCATGCCGGTTTACAACCAGGAGGGTTTGGTCGGCGATGCCGTGCGCAGTATTTTGTCGCAGACGTTTCACGATTTCGAGTTCGTGATTGTTGACGACGGTTCGACGGACCGCACCCGCGAGGTGCTCGCGACTTTCAGCGATCCTCGGCTGCGCGTAATCGAAAGCGATCATGCCGGCTTTATTCACACGTTGCAGAAGGGCGTAGAACTGGCACGGGCGCCCTTGGTGGCGCGCATGGACTCGGACGACTTATCGCACCGGGAGCGGCTGGCCAAGCAAGTTCGCTTTCTCGACGAACATCCGGAGTTCGGCTTCGTGGGCAGCCTCTCCGGACTAGTCACGCTCGGCGGTAAAGCCCTGTTGCC
This genomic window from Planctomycetia bacterium contains:
- a CDS encoding polysaccharide pyruvyl transferase family protein codes for the protein MTSATAAQRGGTVLVDPSGYRCDRNLGDMAMLVAALSRLDAWMPGARVNLLTRDVERTSQVLPGVQPVDATGRDLWGSSHPICGYSAKRLPRPFGLVLEQVEGRIRRTSPGTFGALLKLARTFRGKDVDATLAIEELIKNATGLIVSGQGGINDEFYRHALGTLAILERAQRQGRPTLMFGQGIGPITNPKLKSRCREVLPKVDHICLRESQFGPPFLRSIGVPEEKFTVTGDDAIELSNSFASEEIGTGLGVNVRVARYSAVNALQVEEMGRQVTRFAAELDAPIIGLPVRRDCPPDDNTSIRELVKDVRGQVSLNDTVSTPEQLAEQVSRCRVVVTGSYHAGVFALSQGLPVVGVYAQEYYRQKFLGLAEMFPGGLTAVDIAADDAPQELGTALRSAWSMAEELRPRLLARASEQASAANRAFEACMQRFLPAQLIAC